One window of the Hyperolius riggenbachi isolate aHypRig1 chromosome 5, aHypRig1.pri, whole genome shotgun sequence genome contains the following:
- the LOC137518109 gene encoding transcription termination factor 1, mitochondrial-like: MALKVLINITGNYLTALKSPCRTGVIRLGLFRILWGWTYVGQRTNHESKTENVLLVQNFEAMGVDIAKNRKCCPTLYKNTTATNEAKLKEFLLGKGADMATAASIISRCPRAVTTFPKDLSEIWDIWENILKPDYSVLKVVTRSPESFFRSGGIEKLMGNISYFQSIGVPPKLLSQLMAQAPRTFSNSIELNKQKVDFLRELSISLEEEDPEKCIIQIITSNIFILTKSLKRVKANLESIRSLMKLKDKELLSWIQGEGAFVLGLCYTYIENNFVNVQKIMQSLGCVEADVSQCIVENPYILLLSPKIFACKVNLLMNCGIEATQILDTPLVLGVSLASLKYKIKLLRKCGYDFKNNTLGVLLCNRATFDSRVQRLSRSTDQTAKQS, from the coding sequence ATGGCTCTAAAAGTCCTTATTAACATAACCGGAAATTATCTGACTGCGCTGAAAAGTccatgcaggactggtgttattaGACTTGGACTTTTCAGGATACTGTGGGGATGGACGTATGTTGGCCAACGTACAAACCACGAGTCCAAAACAGAAAATGTGTTGCTTGTGCAAAATTTTGAAGCCATGGGTGTGGATATTGCAAAAAACAGAAAGTGTTGCCCAACATTGTACAAGAACACTACTGCCACAAATGAGGCCAAGCTCAAGGAGTTTCTGCTGGGGAAAGGAGCAGACATGGCAACTGCTGCAAGTATCATCTCCAGATGTCCAAGGGCTGTAACTACCTTCCCAAAAGACTTGTCGGAGATTTGGGATATATGGGAAAATATATTAAAGCCAGACTATTCTGTCCTAAAGGTTGTCACCCGCTCACCAGAGTCCTTTTTCCGGTCAGGGGGTATTGAGAAGCTGATGGGAAACATCTCCTACTTCCAGTCAATTGGAGTGCCGCCCAAACTTCTGAGTCAACTTATGGCCCAAGCTCCACGGACGTTCTCCAACAGCATTGAGCTTAACAAACAGAAGGTGGACTTTTTACGTGAACTTTCTATAAGCCTGGAAGAGGAAGACCCCGAAAAGTGCATCATACAGATCATCACTAGCAATATTTTTATCTTAACCAAAAGTTTAAAACGAGTGAAGGCCAACCTAGAGTCCATACGGTCCCTCATGAAGTTGAAGGACAAGGAGCTTCTTTCCTGGATCCAAGGTGAAGGTGCTTTTGTCCTTGGCCTATGCTATACGTACATTGAAAACAATTTTGTAAACGTCCAAAAGATAATGCAGTCTCTGGGTTGTGTGGAAGCTGACGTATCCCAGTGCATTGTTGAAAATCCCTACATCCTTCTACTGTCCCCTAAAATCTTTGCCTGCAAGGTCAATTTACTTATGAATTGTGGAATTGAAGCTACTCAGATACTTGACACCCCACTTGTGCTAGGTGTCAGCCTGGCCAGCTTGAAATATAAAATTAAGTTACTGCGAAAATGTGGCTATGACTTCAAGAACAATACGCTGGGCGTATTACTGTGCAACCGGGCAACGTTCGATTCCAGGGTGCAGAGGCTGTCCAGATCTACAGATCAGACTGCTAAACAGAGTTGA